Proteins encoded in a region of the Populus nigra chromosome 3, ddPopNigr1.1, whole genome shotgun sequence genome:
- the LOC133688547 gene encoding nudix hydrolase 26, chloroplastic-like, with the protein MESCHSVVRSYNIYRFVTPNCPINLNKFASVPLSGSSRAALSLTRSRRRSRRRELPPSMETPPDGYRRNVGICLVNSSKKIFTALRINISDTWQMPQGGAGEGEDLLTAAMRELRELREETGVTSAEFVAEAPYWLTYDFPPQTRERLSRRWGTNYKGQTQKWFLFKFTGKEDEINLLGDGSETPEFKDWAWLLPERVLELAVDFKKPVYEQVMKVFGPYLQADADEDSAAQNETVAEVYVESTPV; encoded by the exons ATGGAGTCGTGTCATAGTGTTGTCAGGAGTTATAATATCTATCGATTTGTAACCCCAAATTGCCCTATAAATTTGAACAAATTTGCGAGCGTACCACTGTCTGGCTCTTCTCGCGCCGCCTTATCCTTAACAAGGAGTAGAAGGAGAAGCAGAAGAAGGGAGCTGCCGCCGTCAATGGAGACGCCACCGGATGGGTATAGAAGAAATGTGGGGATTTGTCTCGTTAATTCCTCTAAAAAG ATATTTACTGCTTTGAGGATAAACATCTCGGACACGTGGCAGATGCCTCAG GGTGGTGCTGGTGAGGGTGAAGACCTATTGACTGCAGCCATGAGGGAATTGAGGGAATTGAGGGAAGAAACCGGTGTTACTTCAGCTGAATTTGTTGCAGAG GCACCCTACTGGCTTACTTATGATTTTCCCCCGCAAACCAGAGAGAGACTCAGTCGTAGATGGGGTACCAATTACAAAGGTCAAACACAGAAGTG GTTTCTTTTCAAGTTCACTGGGAAGGAGGATGAGATAAATCTTTTGGGTGATGGAAGTGAAACTCCAGAATTTAAGGACTGGGCATGGTTGTTGCCGGAAAGAGTATTGGAGCTT GCTGTGGATTTCAAGAAGCCAGTCTATGAACAAGTTATGAAGGTATTTGGTCCATATCTTCAGGCAGATGCGGATGAAGATAGCGCAGCACAAAATGAAACCGTGGCCGAAGTGTACGTGGAGTCAACTCCTGTGTAA
- the LOC133688003 gene encoding uncharacterized protein LOC133688003 isoform X1: MDQQHLDDDEAKHWLPSYMFLSEAIPSRYTANSHYLSSNMDHHLPALLHRPSAPEATPCSQCIRPVVPDVSVNHLLPAYHDLGFSRGVEVGQRLCGNGTGQLSTRFDPVYSFQVKQRVNDFYLETRARVLQRQQNRLLQNQIYPSQANVIGLGGGNMKESGGTGVFHPRIANPTTRTSTNVLKKKQAAAGPRNRQESPLTQQRNDRKRVGVSNQEDCYYHLSPEMALPQDWAY; this comes from the exons aTGGATCAGCAACATTTGGATGATGATGAAGCTAAACATTGGCTTCCATCTTACATGTTCCTAAGTGAAGCCATTCCTTCTAGATATACTGCTAATTCTCACTACTTATCTAGCAATATGGATCACCATTTGCCTGCTTTACTCCACAGACCTTCTGCTCCAGAAGCAACTCCATGTTCACAG TGTATCAGACCAGTGGTTCCTGATGTTTCAGTGAACCATTTATTACCTGCGTATCATGATCTCGGTTTCAGTCGCGGTGTTGAAGTTGGTCAAAGGCTTTGTGGGAATGGAACTGGACAGCTTTCCACCCGGTTTGACCCGGTTTATAGCTTCCAAGTTAAACAACGG gttaatgatttttatctgGAAACAAGAGCTAGGGTTTTGCAAAGGCAGCAAAATCGCCTTCTTCAAAACCAGATTTATCCGTCTCAGGCAAATGTGATTGGACTTGGCGGCGGCAATATGAAAGAATCTGGAGGTACTGGTGTGTTCCATCCTCGCATTGCAAACCCCACCACAAGAACCAGTACTAATGTACTTAAAAAGAAGCAAGCTG CAGCTGGACCGAGAAATAGGCAAGAGTCCCCACTCACTCAACAGAGAAATGACCGGAAAAGGGTTGGTGTCAGCAACCAGGAGGATTGCTATTATCATCTCTCCCCTGAGATGGCTTTGCCTCAGGATTGGGCTTACTGA
- the LOC133688003 gene encoding uncharacterized protein LOC133688003 isoform X2 has protein sequence MDQQHLDDDEAKHWLPSYMFLSEAIPSRYTANSHYLSSNMDHHLPALLHRPSAPEATPCSQCIRPVVPDVSVNHLLPAYHDLGFSRGVEVGQRLCGNGTGQLSTRFDPVYSFQVKQRVNDFYLETRARVLQRQQNRLLQNQIYPSQANVIGLGGGNMKESGGTGVFHPRIANPTTRTSTNVLKKKQAAGPRNRQESPLTQQRNDRKRVGVSNQEDCYYHLSPEMALPQDWAY, from the exons aTGGATCAGCAACATTTGGATGATGATGAAGCTAAACATTGGCTTCCATCTTACATGTTCCTAAGTGAAGCCATTCCTTCTAGATATACTGCTAATTCTCACTACTTATCTAGCAATATGGATCACCATTTGCCTGCTTTACTCCACAGACCTTCTGCTCCAGAAGCAACTCCATGTTCACAG TGTATCAGACCAGTGGTTCCTGATGTTTCAGTGAACCATTTATTACCTGCGTATCATGATCTCGGTTTCAGTCGCGGTGTTGAAGTTGGTCAAAGGCTTTGTGGGAATGGAACTGGACAGCTTTCCACCCGGTTTGACCCGGTTTATAGCTTCCAAGTTAAACAACGG gttaatgatttttatctgGAAACAAGAGCTAGGGTTTTGCAAAGGCAGCAAAATCGCCTTCTTCAAAACCAGATTTATCCGTCTCAGGCAAATGTGATTGGACTTGGCGGCGGCAATATGAAAGAATCTGGAGGTACTGGTGTGTTCCATCCTCGCATTGCAAACCCCACCACAAGAACCAGTACTAATGTACTTAAAAAGAAGCAAGCTG CTGGACCGAGAAATAGGCAAGAGTCCCCACTCACTCAACAGAGAAATGACCGGAAAAGGGTTGGTGTCAGCAACCAGGAGGATTGCTATTATCATCTCTCCCCTGAGATGGCTTTGCCTCAGGATTGGGCTTACTGA